Genomic segment of Parageobacillus genomosp. 1:
ACAAACATAGGCACAAAGGCAAAAAGAGATGAAATTTTTATTGTTTTTTCTTAATGGTGAACAAAACAATAGATAATTTCTTACTTGAGTATTTATTGTTAAAAAATGGTGTATAAAAAATAAATTTTCAGGGCATAATATATAATTGTACAGCGTTCCTTTTTGTTCTTTAAAAAGAGCTGTAGGGCATGACTCCTACAGCTGTTTAACATGCAGCGCATTATTGTCGTCCGAACACTTTTTTATAAATTTTCAAAAACGGTTTATATTTATCATTTACCAATCCAATCACTTCAGCAATCAAGTGAGTAATTAACAGCAATCCAACTATAATAAACATCGAACCCCATAGCGTCGCGGCAGAGAACATAATGGCACTAATGCTGAATATGACTCCTAAACCGTAAATGAGAAGTACGGTTGTCCGATGCGAGAAGCCTAACGCCAAAATGCGATGGTGCAAGTGGGATTTATCGGGTGCAGAAATCGGTTTTTTGTTTACAATTCTTCGAATGATCGCGAATGTCGTATCAAAAATAGGAACGCCTAAAATAATAATCGGCACCACAAAGCTGAATAAAGTGACGCTTTTGTACAGACCTAATAGGGATAAAATGGAAATGGAGTACCCTAAAAATAAGGATCCTGTATCTCCCATAAAAATTTTTGCTGGATGGAAATTGTAAAAAAGAAAAGCAATGGTAGAACCTAATAAAACAAGCGCTAATGTTAAAATTAACATTTTGTCGTAGAACGCCGCCATAACCGCAATTGTCGCAATACTAATCGATGAGATTCCGGCAGCTAGCCCATCTAATCCATCGATCAGATTAATGGCATTCGTAATCCCAATAATCCATATAATCGTAACTGGTATGGACCAAAATCCCAATTCGAATTTACTTATATAAGGGATATTAATAAATTCAATGGTTAGCCCAGAGCTCACAACTACGATAGCTGCCAAAAGCTGGCCAAGAAATTTAATTCTTGGACTAATTTCAAACTTGTCATCTAAGGCTCCCAATACGACGATAATACATGCGCCAATGATAATCGCTGTAAGATTTTCCTTATATAATCCCGATGCATAATATCCTGCTACAACGCCTAGGAAAATTGCGGCTCCTCCTAAACGAGGCATAACTTTTCTATGCACTTTACGTTGATTTGGCCTGTCCACAGCGCCGATTTTTACAGCGATTTTCATGACAATTGGTGTAACAAGTAGTACCGTAAAAAAAGGCACGAGGAAAGCGCTCCATATCCGCTGTTCCATTTTCGTATTCCCCTTTTTTTTTATTCCCGCTAACAAGTTTAGCACAAAATCGGGTAAAATCAATCCCCCGTTTTTGTAACTTATTCTTTACATTTGTAACACGAAATATTGCCACATTATGAGTGGTATGACAGGAAACTATCTCCCAAATACGAAAATATTGCCCCCTGCTTTTTGACAATCATGTTAAAATAAAAGACCGGCCTCTCTTTATGGTGAATTATGGATATATAAATAACTTTACCAAGTGAAATGACCTATATTCATTTTGCATAAAAGATCTTTCTTTAAGCACAATAAATAATAAGAAACCACATAGATTACCGTCGGCCATTTCCATAGCACATCAAAAACCGTCCATTTTGCCAGTAGTTGAACTCTTTATGAATACAGCTTAAATTTATAACACGGTGATCAAACATGAGGGAATCAGCGGTTCTTTCTATTATAGGCACGGGAAATCGTGTTGGAGAATCAAGTTTAATTGTTTAATATTTTTTAGCTTCAACAGCACCATAGATATGTAGACCTTATAGAAAAAGAGACTGACCCGAAAGGCTGCCTGAGTCAGTCTCCTCTTTAATTCAATTACTTCAATTCACAAATAATATATTGAGAGCTCACCCATCCTTCTTGCCTGTTTTCAAGTACCACTTTGTACCAAGAGTTTTTCATTTCTACCTCTCCATCACTTTTGAGCTTCAGTTGGACGTATTCGCCCAGTTTCAATTGACCAATGACATTATCGTTTCGAATTTCCGGCGTTGACCTTACGTTCAATGCTGTCGCTGTGACGCTTCCTAAATTTTTCACCTTGATATATTTTTCGTATTCGTCAAACTGGATCGAATTTGTCCAATATTCTTGGTTTTCGTATTTTAAACGGACCCAATAGTCATTCGTCTTCTCAAGCAATACAAATGAGCTCCCCTTTGCGAGCGTGACAGCGTTCCCGCTTGCTCCCCTTTGATTGTAGAGTAAAAGATTTTGGTTCGCCACCGCTATAATGTTTGCCGGAAATACGTCCGAACCTTGCGGAATCGGCGGCAATTCAGGCACATTCTTATTGACAGGAGCCGACTGGTAATAGTTTCGATCATATGACAATATATTGGCCATATGGCGGGCGATCGTTTGTCCCCAATACGGGTCGCTCGCATAATAAAAGTTCATGCCTTCGCTGCTTTCATCGACGCGCGCCCCGGCAAGCGTATTAGTGCGAAAGCCAAGATAAGAGCCTTTAAACAACCAGCTGTTTGGATTTAAATATGTTGCTTTCAGCCTTTGTGCAATATATTCAATCGACGCTTCCACCGACGGAAAACGGTAGGCGGCAACAAACGGAGTCGCGTCATAAGCGCCATAACCAAATAAATTGTATTTCGTCAGCGCCAGTCTCGAAGTGCCGAAACCACTTTCATGAATCGCATGCGCGGCTAAATATAACGCATTAACTCCATATTTTTTACCGGCATTGATAAAAGCCTGTCCTTTTCCTAGTAAAACGCTTTGCTTTTTTGTTGAATTGACATAATTTTCGATATACCGGTTTATTTGTTGAGCCGTAACCGGCGCTTCCGTCCGCAAGTCAATAAATTGGTAGCCGTCTCGTACTCCGTTTAAAGGCGCTCCAGTTATGACTTCGGTCACATAATCTTTAGATCCAGATACATATCCTGTTATACCTTTATATGTTATTTTATACCATCCGTTCGATGTTTTATGAGTCGGTACAATAATCGTTCCTTTTGGAATTGGCTTACTCGAAAGAATAGCAGAATTCGTATTAGGCTCTTTTAGTATATTTAAATTCACTCTTACTGCAAACGTTTTGCCAGAAATCTTTTGTTCTGTGACAGGAGCATTGGATGAATTATCCGGTTGGTTTCCTGTGTAACGAGCAAAATCTTTGATATAAACATATCCAGTTTTTTGTTTATAGCTAACTTTATACCAATCTCCAACGCTAAAACTAGATGAAATAATTGTTCCTTTGGCGATTTTCTCTAACTTTGCATATCCGCTCCCAAAGGAAGAATACAAATATGTTTCCTTATTCGCTATATATTTCGTCGCTGTAAAGCTTTTGGACGACACTTTTACGACATCGCTGCTTATGACATACCGCTTTTGTCCATTAAAAGAAACTTCATACCAAGTTTGACCGATGCTATTGACTACTTTTCTCGTTGAATATAATCCGTTGCCGCCGGCTAAACTAGCAACAGCTTTCTTTTTCGTGTTTGGCGCGCTGTAGAGATTGGTATTTTTCTTAGTAAAATAGTATGTACCGCTCATTTTGATATACTGATCATATTCCTTTAAATAACTGCCGCTTACCCAGCCTATTTTCGTGTATTGTTTCCCTTTTGACGTATATTGGTACGACACTTTATACCAGTTTCCTAGTTTTTCTGTCGCTGTGACCGTTTTTCCTTTTGGGATTGTGAGAATTGTTTTGTATTTTGTTCCCGCCCCGGTCCGCATATTTACATTGGCCGTCGTTTGGTAAACCGTTTTTGTGATCACCGTTATTTTCGAGGTGCTTTCTTCTGTTGGTTTAGACGTTTTTTCTTCTAAATAACTGCTGCTCACCCAGCCTATTTTCGTGTATTGTTTCCCTTTTGACGTATATTGGTACGACACTTTGCACCAATTACCTTTTTTCTCGATGAGCGTAACCGCTTTTCCTTTCGGAATGGTGAGGATCACTTTATATTTCGTTCCCGCTCCGCTGCGCATATTTAGATTCGCTTTTGTGACATATACCGTTTTTGGGGCAGACACTTTAACAATTAGGTCGCTATGGGCGGCGTCTGAAACTTTTTTTAAGTAACTGCCGCTCACCCAGCCCGTTTTCGTGTACCGTTTCCCTTTTGACGTATATTGGTATGACACTTTATACCAGTTTCCTAGTTTTTCTGTCGCTGTGACCATTTTTCCTTTCGGGATCGTGAGGATCGTTTTGTATTTCGTTCCTGCTCCGGTCCGCATGTTCAAATTGGCGGTCGTTGCATAAGTTGTTTTGCTGATTTTGATGGCGCTCGCTGCTTCGACGATCGGAGTATTCCACGGGATGACGGAAAATCCTGTTGAAGCGATCAAAAGGCCCGCCGATAATGCGAATGCTTTCCCCATTTTTTTCATCTTTTTCTCTCACCTTCTCTTCTTTTTTCTCTTTCTCTGCCACCAAGCGGCAAAGAAATACAATGTTCGCGTTTCTCTCCTATTTTTTTATCGGACGGTTCTGGAAAAAGTTAAGTTTTTTCATCCCCCGTGCCAAGGACGCCGCTTTTTGCCAGCGGAGAAAAAACACCAAGGTTTGGCTATATATCCTTTTTTTCGCCATGAATCGCCAAAATCCTTGTATAAAATACAAAAAATCTATCCTATAAAAGATTATTTAACACCATTAGCTCTTGGGCTATATGTACAAAAGGGTGTCCCGTTGCTGGGACACCCTTTTAGGCATCGTTTTATCTTTTCACTCGCACGACCGTTGCCTTGCTTGTATTTCCTGCTCGGTCCGTTGCGTATACTTTTAATAATGTTCCAGCCTTTTGCGCTTTAATTTGGATGCGGAATGTTCCGGTTTTGCTGGCAGTTGCCTTGCCGAGCGTTTTGCCGCCGGCTTTGACCGTCACTGTCGCGTACACTTCCGTCTTTCCGGTAACTTGCTTGCTCCGGCTGGTGACGCTGTTTACTTTCGGCGCTTTTGGCGGCGTTTTGTCGAGTACGACTTTTTTTACGACCGAGCTGCGGACGCCGTATGCTGTCTCGGCATACACGCTCACAATCATTTTTGCTTTTTGCGGAGCGATTTTAATAACAAACTTCCCTTTTCGATCGGCCTTTGTTTTCCCTAACAGGCGCGAGCCGTTAAGAGCAACAATCGTCACCCCTGGCTGGGCCGTTCCTTGAATTGTTTTGTCGTTGTCGTCGATCGTATTCACTTTTGGCGCGGCGGCTTGTTTGCCTAATGCGTAAGCGATTTTTCCTGCATCAATTCGCCCGTAGCCGTAATAGTCGTCTTGACCTTTTTTGCCGAAGTCTTGGCTTGTTTTCGTTAAGATTTGCTGCACTTCACCCGGGGAGACATCGTTCTTTTTCCATGAGTAAATGAGTGCTGCCGCTGCCGAAACATGAGCGGCTGCCAGCGATGTTCCCGACAGAAGCGCTACTTCCCCGTAAGCGGTGATGGCTGGAACAAAATCGCCTGGCGCGACAAGATCAAGCTTGCTGTCAATATTGGAAAACCACGCTACTTCATCGTTTTCATTTGTGGCCCCGACGGAAATCGCATAAGATGAGTTTGCCGGATAATCAAGGCCCTTTTCTCCCCCGTTTCCGGCCGCAGCCACAATTGTTACTCCATGCCCGTACGCATATTTGAGCTGTTCTTCGATAATGCGCGACGGTTTCGAGAAGCCAAAGCTGAGATTGATCACTTTCGCCCCTTTTGCCACCGCGTATTTAATGGCCAGGGCGACATCTTCGCTGCTGCACATGCCGTCCGCCCCGCACGCTTTCAACGACAGAATGGTCACATACGGATTGATGCCCGCGATCGAATAGTGGTTATCCTTTTTGGCAGCGATAATACTGGCGACAGATGTACCGTGGGAAAGGTCATCCATCGCTTCGCTGTTATTATTGACAAAATCAAAACCATGTTTGCTGTCAACTACTCCGTCCAGGTCAGCTAACTTATTGTTAACGCCCGTATCAATAACGGCAACGATCGTCTTTGGCAGTTTTTTCCCTTTCAGGCGTTTCACCATCTCTTCGTAATGGATATCGGCGTTTGTTTTCTTTTTGTTTTTAAGCGACCATTGTTGCGGATAATAGACATCGGAAGTTGCCACCATTCCCATCGTACTTTTTTCTACAAATTCCACCGTTTTGGCGGACGCCAGTTGTTGCATAACCTTATATATTTTATTTGGATCATTGACGAGCACCATATAAGTGTATGGAATTTTCGCAACGCGATTGGCCAGCGGTTTGACGAGCACATATTGTTGCTGCATCCCTAACGCTTTTTCAAGATTTTGCTTTGCTTGTTGTTCCGACTTTGTCTTTTTCATTTTCACAATCAATGGTCCACTGTTTCCGACGGTATTTGGCAAGCCGATCCGCTCTAACAGTTCGGTCACCGTTATGTTTGGATGATGATCTATATCAAGCTCCTTCCAGTAAGTACGAATAGTTTCCTTAGTGTCACTGGATACTTTGCTTTCTAACCGATTTTTCAACTCGACGAGCGTTTGATAGTCCTGCTCGGACAGCCGATAAGAAGAAGGCTGGCCGTTTGCCGCTTTTTCGAGCTCGGCAATAATCGGCGCGAGCTGACGCAAATAACGGATCAAGTCGTCGCGAAACGCTTTATCTACAATGAAATCGCCAATCGTTTCGCGTGAAATTTGATAATACAATGAAATAATTTGTTTTCCTTCGGTAGAAGGGCGCAATAGTTGTTCGCGAATGTGGCGCAAAACCGACAACTCATCTTTAAGCGACGGCTGCTCTTTTGCCGCCATTTCCGCCAAACAGGAAGTTGGGTCTTGTTCTGCCGGCGCTTTATAAACAAGGCGATTGATAATTGTCATCGTTCCCGGTTCATTGACCGTTACTTTTACGTAATAAGGCCCCTTCCAGGAAAGCGGAAAATCGACTTCTCCTAGTTGTTCTTTATACGGTGGATAAGTAGACTGCCCTTCCGCGTCTTTCCAACTCGGATAAACACTGATCGTCGCTTCGACACCGGATACTTCAAAGTGAAGATGCGATTTGTTTGCTATCATAGAAGAACTCGGCGTCACTTTAAACCATACTGAATCTCCTTCATTTTGCAACGTAGCTTTTGCTGTGCCGCCAACCGCCAATGTATGGATATGGCCAGGACCGTCAATGCCAACGGCGTGGAACGCTTGATTAACCGTTTCTACTTCTTGTCCATCTTTATACAAATCTTTCGCTGCTTGAATCATTGCCAGTCGCAGCTGATGGAAATTGGAAGAAGACGTTAAATAGCAAGTAAGGGTTCGATAAAGAATCTTCCCTAACTTTTCTTTGCCGATTCCTTTCACTTGCACACCGTAATGCGCGCCGCCTTCGCTAATTAAGTATGCAGCTTTATTAATAATGCTGCTGTTAATATGGACGCCGCCATTATCCTCAATCCCTGTATAGCGATTCAAATAATGGTCCGGATAGCCGTAAGCCGCTGGGTCTTTTAATGAACGTAATGCGTCATTACTTATTCCAGGAGTGTAAACATCTTCACC
This window contains:
- a CDS encoding glycosyltransferase family 4 protein: MEQRIWSAFLVPFFTVLLVTPIVMKIAVKIGAVDRPNQRKVHRKVMPRLGGAAIFLGVVAGYYASGLYKENLTAIIIGACIIVVLGALDDKFEISPRIKFLGQLLAAIVVVSSGLTIEFINIPYISKFELGFWSIPVTIIWIIGITNAINLIDGLDGLAAGISSISIATIAVMAAFYDKMLILTLALVLLGSTIAFLFYNFHPAKIFMGDTGSLFLGYSISILSLLGLYKSVTLFSFVVPIIILGVPIFDTTFAIIRRIVNKKPISAPDKSHLHHRILALGFSHRTTVLLIYGLGVIFSISAIMFSAATLWGSMFIIVGLLLITHLIAEVIGLVNDKYKPFLKIYKKVFGRQ
- a CDS encoding SH3 domain-containing protein, whose product is MKKMGKAFALSAGLLIASTGFSVIPWNTPIVEAASAIKISKTTYATTANLNMRTGAGTKYKTILTIPKGKMVTATEKLGNWYKVSYQYTSKGKRYTKTGWVSGSYLKKVSDAAHSDLIVKVSAPKTVYVTKANLNMRSGAGTKYKVILTIPKGKAVTLIEKKGNWCKVSYQYTSKGKQYTKIGWVSSSYLEEKTSKPTEESTSKITVITKTVYQTTANVNMRTGAGTKYKTILTIPKGKTVTATEKLGNWYKVSYQYTSKGKQYTKIGWVSGSYLKEYDQYIKMSGTYYFTKKNTNLYSAPNTKKKAVASLAGGNGLYSTRKVVNSIGQTWYEVSFNGQKRYVISSDVVKVSSKSFTATKYIANKETYLYSSFGSGYAKLEKIAKGTIISSSFSVGDWYKVSYKQKTGYVYIKDFARYTGNQPDNSSNAPVTEQKISGKTFAVRVNLNILKEPNTNSAILSSKPIPKGTIIVPTHKTSNGWYKITYKGITGYVSGSKDYVTEVITGAPLNGVRDGYQFIDLRTEAPVTAQQINRYIENYVNSTKKQSVLLGKGQAFINAGKKYGVNALYLAAHAIHESGFGTSRLALTKYNLFGYGAYDATPFVAAYRFPSVEASIEYIAQRLKATYLNPNSWLFKGSYLGFRTNTLAGARVDESSEGMNFYYASDPYWGQTIARHMANILSYDRNYYQSAPVNKNVPELPPIPQGSDVFPANIIAVANQNLLLYNQRGASGNAVTLAKGSSFVLLEKTNDYWVRLKYENQEYWTNSIQFDEYEKYIKVKNLGSVTATALNVRSTPEIRNDNVIGQLKLGEYVQLKLKSDGEVEMKNSWYKVVLENRQEGWVSSQYIICELK
- a CDS encoding M4 family metallopeptidase, encoding MLRKVWAIFISMLLLCTAPSYPALFSVKAEENGLRSSSIAFSATSSQGMKPVFQTGTITRSSDSASPANVVIEYLNKHKEEYQLKGGASFQTIEQLKDPVKKGYVVRLQQTYRGIPIFGATQAAHVGEDGSLRTLSGSVAAFSQTINIEPKITGKQAIDIAKKDLGEQVHDFVKTPAAKLNIYMKDNHPYLVYVVELNYLGGKPGRWLYFVDAKNGNIVHKFNSLQFGYVQGTGKGVLGKTRTLQMEKDSGGYSLVDKTRGSGIVTHDAANSLNLPGKVWRSKDNKLDSRYEASAVDAHYFAGIVYDYYKKVHRRNGLDGQGGEIHSTVHYAKEYNNAFWNGYQIVFGDGDGETFLPLSGALDVVAHELTHAVTENTANLIYEGESGAINEAVSDIFGELIEFYAEKRIDWTIGEDVYTPGISNDALRSLKDPAAYGYPDHYLNRYTGIEDNGGVHINSSIINKAAYLISEGGAHYGVQVKGIGKEKLGKILYRTLTCYLTSSSNFHQLRLAMIQAAKDLYKDGQEVETVNQAFHAVGIDGPGHIHTLAVGGTAKATLQNEGDSVWFKVTPSSSMIANKSHLHFEVSGVEATISVYPSWKDAEGQSTYPPYKEQLGEVDFPLSWKGPYYVKVTVNEPGTMTIINRLVYKAPAEQDPTSCLAEMAAKEQPSLKDELSVLRHIREQLLRPSTEGKQIISLYYQISRETIGDFIVDKAFRDDLIRYLRQLAPIIAELEKAANGQPSSYRLSEQDYQTLVELKNRLESKVSSDTKETIRTYWKELDIDHHPNITVTELLERIGLPNTVGNSGPLIVKMKKTKSEQQAKQNLEKALGMQQQYVLVKPLANRVAKIPYTYMVLVNDPNKIYKVMQQLASAKTVEFVEKSTMGMVATSDVYYPQQWSLKNKKKTNADIHYEEMVKRLKGKKLPKTIVAVIDTGVNNKLADLDGVVDSKHGFDFVNNNSEAMDDLSHGTSVASIIAAKKDNHYSIAGINPYVTILSLKACGADGMCSSEDVALAIKYAVAKGAKVINLSFGFSKPSRIIEEQLKYAYGHGVTIVAAAGNGGEKGLDYPANSSYAISVGATNENDEVAWFSNIDSKLDLVAPGDFVPAITAYGEVALLSGTSLAAAHVSAAAALIYSWKKNDVSPGEVQQILTKTSQDFGKKGQDDYYGYGRIDAGKIAYALGKQAAAPKVNTIDDNDKTIQGTAQPGVTIVALNGSRLLGKTKADRKGKFVIKIAPQKAKMIVSVYAETAYGVRSSVVKKVVLDKTPPKAPKVNSVTSRSKQVTGKTEVYATVTVKAGGKTLGKATASKTGTFRIQIKAQKAGTLLKVYATDRAGNTSKATVVRVKR